Proteins co-encoded in one Haladaptatus sp. ZSTT2 genomic window:
- a CDS encoding DUF7382 domain-containing protein, which yields MSALKRLFAAYRAIEGLPIRLVIALVVGVASLSVMMNMLSGVQGLAVSELDVRPQPEVVSPGSQDVTLNVVDADGTTVSNATVVVRSGTASIDGVKTVRTDASGQATISLNPRLGANRDTGTLILSVKPPAGSSFADRRENTAILVVRE from the coding sequence ATGTCCGCACTCAAGCGACTGTTCGCAGCCTACCGCGCCATCGAGGGCCTTCCGATTCGTCTCGTCATCGCCCTCGTCGTGGGCGTAGCGAGCCTCAGCGTGATGATGAACATGCTCTCTGGCGTGCAGGGACTCGCCGTCTCGGAACTCGACGTGCGTCCACAGCCCGAAGTCGTCAGCCCCGGCTCTCAAGACGTGACCCTCAACGTAGTCGATGCAGACGGCACCACCGTCTCGAACGCGACCGTGGTCGTGAGAAGCGGAACCGCCTCCATCGACGGCGTCAAAACGGTGCGCACAGACGCCTCGGGACAGGCAACCATCTCACTCAATCCGCGATTGGGCGCGAACCGAGACACGGGCACACTCATACTCTCGGTCAAGCCACCAGCTGGCAGTTCGTTCGCCGACCGCAGAGAGAATACGGCAATTCTGGTGGTGCGAGAGTAA
- a CDS encoding protein-L-isoaspartate O-methyltransferase family protein yields the protein MDLAVLRDDMVASLEHESKQCVYSEAVSIAMRTVPRHCFIDDARGAYTDQAFDHRGTTILAPSTVGRLVEALCPAEGESVLVVGAGIGYTAAVLAAIVGPENVQAVDISRQLVYDARRCLAKAGYETVYVDQGDGARGLPAYAPYDKILVEAAAVRPPRALLDQLAPDGRLVMPLGVGKQTLVAFEDGDVVDHYGSVLFRPLLVDGEQAGTIERNRTAREDFEHMVRESESRHGWEHEWIDWD from the coding sequence ATGGATCTCGCGGTGCTCCGCGACGATATGGTCGCGAGCCTCGAACACGAGAGTAAGCAGTGTGTGTATAGCGAGGCAGTTAGCATCGCGATGCGCACCGTTCCCCGTCACTGTTTCATCGATGACGCGCGCGGGGCGTACACAGACCAGGCGTTCGACCACCGCGGAACCACCATTCTCGCCCCGAGCACGGTTGGCCGACTCGTCGAAGCGCTCTGCCCAGCAGAAGGCGAGTCGGTGCTCGTCGTCGGTGCCGGAATCGGCTACACGGCTGCCGTGCTCGCAGCCATCGTCGGCCCCGAAAACGTCCAGGCGGTGGACATCTCGCGCCAACTCGTCTACGACGCGCGCAGGTGCCTCGCGAAAGCGGGCTACGAAACCGTCTACGTAGACCAGGGCGACGGCGCACGCGGCCTCCCGGCGTACGCACCCTACGACAAGATTCTGGTCGAAGCCGCTGCCGTGCGACCGCCGCGGGCACTGCTTGACCAACTCGCCCCCGACGGACGGCTGGTAATGCCACTCGGTGTGGGTAAGCAAACGCTCGTTGCCTTCGAAGACGGCGACGTGGTCGACCACTATGGCTCCGTGCTGTTCCGGCCGCTGTTGGTCGATGGCGAACAGGCGGGCACGATCGAACGCAACCGCACCGCGCGCGAAGACTTCGAGCACATGGTGCGCGAGTCAGAGTCCCGCCACGGCTGGGAACACGAGTGGATTGACTGGGACTAA